From the Lolium rigidum isolate FL_2022 chromosome 2, APGP_CSIRO_Lrig_0.1, whole genome shotgun sequence genome, one window contains:
- the LOC124688263 gene encoding uncharacterized protein At1g66480-like → MGNSIGAKRKGAKVMQLDGTSFRVKPPAAASDVLRDHPGFQLLEADEVKLLGARARPLSADAPLRRGHLYFLVALPRRPASRAGPPRRAWSGNLQVGARERLESLKLSRRSTSDLSSFQGHAAASASAPTSPLNGGYASAGGGTPVRLKMRLPKAQVEKLMGESRDAAEAAAKIMELCAAVGDGGTAKVTPERPPGILRSPRFAATPEWGSGFMLPKPATGPAPKTPQRWPSLARTNAKEEKRARFVALPDELIA, encoded by the exons ATGGGGAACAGCATTGGAGCCAAGCGCAAGGGCGCCAAGGTGATGCAGCTGGACGGCACCTCCTTCCGCGTCAAGCCGCCGGCGGCCGCGTCCGACGTGCTGCGCGACCACCCGGGCTTCCAGCTCCTCGAGGCCGACGAGGTCAAGCTCctgggcgcgcgcgcgcgccctcTATCCGCCGACGCGCCGCTCCGCCGCGGCCACCTCTACTTCCTCGTCGCGCTCCCGCGCCGCCCGGCCTCGCGcgcggggcccccgcgccgcgccTGGTCGGGCAACCTCCAGGTCGGCGCGCGCGAGCGGCTCGAGTCGCTCAAGCTctcgcgccgctccacctccgacCTCTCCTCCTTCCAGGgccacgccgccgcctccgcctccgcgcccaCCTCCCCGCTCAACGGCGGCTAcgccagcgccggcggcggcacccCCGTGCGGCTCAAGATGCGCCTCCCCAAGGCGCAGGTCGAGAAGCTCATGGGCGAGAGCCGCGACGCCGCCGAGGCCGCCGCCAAGATCATGGAGCTCTGCGCCGCGGTCGGCGACGGCGGCACCGCCAAGGTCACGCCCGAGAGGCCGCCCGGGATCCTGCGCAGCCCGCGCTTCGCCGCCACGCCCGAGTGGGGCTCCGGGTTCATGCTCCCCAAGCCGGCGACCGGGCCGGCGCCCAAGACGCCGCAGCGGTGGCCCTCGCTCGCCCGCACCAACGCCAAGGAGGAG AAGCGGGCAAGGTTTGTGGCGTTGCCAGACGAGCTGATAGCATGA
- the LOC124690623 gene encoding U-box domain-containing protein 11-like, with protein MATAEAAAAAEIVREIAAVGAADLAAAADPLRADCLRLARKVSLLPHLLAEVADAGPAAGEPEAVAWVAELLRALQAAKRFIALGRAPPAPPATGDADQDVIDKNIAVQFKYVTWQLQAALTNLPHSCFQISDEVQEEVDLVRGQLKREMEKKGAFDVNVFLKIHDILVRHADTVGSQSQEPDSQAETLQMENFSSDQLELQNVALLVSEISGIAKSDIKKITSELIEGLENTIVTDSAKPVDVESQKSDDTKGSPDEVKKPESVAMPEDFRCPISLELMRDPVIVSTGQTYERAFIQRWIDGGNRTCPKTQQKLQNLTLTPNYVLRSLILQWCEEKGIEPPTRSKYEGSSVEVGEDRLAIEALVRNLSCSSLDERKSAAAEIRSLAKKSTDNRMLLAESGAIPALVKLLSSKDPKTQEHAVTSLLNLSIYDQNKELIVVGGAIVPIIQVLRAGSMEARENAAAAIFSLSLIDDNKIMIGSTPGAIEALVELLQGGSSRGRKDAATALFNLCIYQANKVRAVRAGILSPLVQMLQDSSSNGATDEALTILSVLVSHHECKTAIAKAHTIPFLIDLLRSSQARNKENAAAILLALCKKDAQNLACIGRLGAQIPLTELSKTGSDRAKRKATSLLEHLSKLQVL; from the exons atggcgacggccgaggcggcggcggcggcggagatcgTGCGGGAGATCGCGGCGGTGGGCGCAGCcgacctggccgccgccgccgacccgctgcgggccgactgcctgcgcctCGCAAGGAAGGTCTCCCTGCTCCCGCACCTCCTCGCCGAGGTCGCCGACGCGGGACCCGCCGCGGGGGAGCCCGAGGCCGTCGCCTGGGTGGCCGAGCTGCTCAGGGCGCTCCAGGCCGCCAAGAGATTCATCGCGCTCGGCCGCGcacccccggcgccgcccgcgACGGGGGACGCGGATCAG GATGTCATCGACAAGAATATTGCTGTTCAGTTCAAGTACGTGACTTGGCAGTTGCAAGCAGCTCTAACAAACCTACCACATAGCTGTTTTCAAATATCTGATGAAGTTCAAGAGGAG GTTGATTTAGTTCGGGGTCAGCTTAAAAGGGAAATGGAGAAGAAGGGAGCCTTTGATGTAAACGTTTTTTTAAAAATTCATGATATCTTAGTTCGTCATGCCGATACTGTTGGATCACAATCTCAAGAACCAGATAGCCAGGCAGAGACATTACAGATGGAAAACTTCAGCAGTGATCAACTGGAGTTGCAAAATGTTGCTTTACTAGTTTCAGAAATTAGCGGGATAGCTAAATCTGACATCAAGAAAATAACATCTGAGCTAATTGAAGGACTAGAAAACACAATAGTTACTGATTCCGCAAAACCTGTCGATGTTGAGAGCCAAAAAAGTGATGACACAAAAGGCTCACCTGACGAAGTTAAGAAGCCCGAATCTGTAGCTATGCCTGAAGATTTTCGTTGCCCAATATCTCTTGAGCTGATGAGAGATCCTGTCATTGTGTCAACAGGACAG ACATATGAGCGTGCTTTCATTCAAAGGTGGATTGATGGTGGGAACCGGACCTGTCCAAAAACTCAACAGAAGCTCCAAAACCTTACATTAACCCCGAACTATGTCTTGAGAAGTTTGATATTACAGTGGTGTGAGGAAAAAGGGATTGAACCACCTACAAGATCTAAGTATGAAGGTTCTTCCGTAGAGGTTGGTGAGGACCGATTAGCAATCGAAGCGTTAGTTCGCAATCTCTCTTGCAGCTCGTTGGATGAACGGAAATCTGCAGCTGctgaaataagatctttggccaaGAAAAGTACAGACAACCGTATGCTTCTAGCAGAGTCTGGTGCTATTCCTGCTCTAGTGAAACTGTTGTCTTCAAAAGACCCGAAAACCCAAGAACATGCAGTTACCTCCCTTTTGAACCTCTCGATATATGATCAAAATAAGGAACTGATAGTGGTGGGTGGCGCCATAGTCCCAATCATACAAGTGCTTAGGGCGGGTAGCATGGAAGCAAGAGAAAATGCAGCTGCGGCTATTTTTAGCTTGTCACTAATCGATGATAACAAGATTATGATAGGAAGCACCCCTGGGGCGATTGAAGCTTTGGTTGAGCTGCTGCAGGGTGGCAGTTCAAGAGGCAGAAAAGATGCAGCAACAGCGCTGTTCAATTTATGCATATACCAAGCAAACAAGGTCCGTGCGGTTCGAGCAGGAATATTGTCGCCACTGGTTCAAATGCTGCAAGATTCATCTAGCAATGGAGCTACCGACGAAGCACTGACGATCTTGTCAGTCCTCGTGAGTCACCACGAGTGTAAAACCGCCATAGCCAAGGCTCACACCATTCCTTTCTTGATAGATTTGTTAAGATCGAGCCAGGCCCGCAACAAGGAGAACGCCGCTGCTATTTTACTTGCCCTATGCAAGAAGGATGCACAGAATCTGGCTTGCATAGGAAGGCTGGGTGCTCAAATACCACTAACCGAGCTCTCCAAGACAGGCTCGGACAGAGCCAAGCGCAAGGCGACTTCTCTCCTGGAGCATCTCAGTAAGTTGCAGGTGCTCTAG